A region from the Benincasa hispida cultivar B227 chromosome 8, ASM972705v1, whole genome shotgun sequence genome encodes:
- the LOC120083490 gene encoding uncharacterized protein LOC120083490 isoform X1 — MADQFCYVCGDVGYAELIVTCTKCKVVHEHLYCMPNKSHDVPKYWLCGNCTLEEAKSSDDSGLQVQPKMLRHAKTSKVKFLPTEEVIKLSSGGMKEPSKLNTAFVLRRASKSRKVFDSSMPRPLFQASKESQERTSAVMPPRICGVKKQALAPCLPPMLVGPVQTSKKVKVTDTPACTSSVSRHGLPITDTANINDNTGKEVPSPSTKFNRGKEVPSPSTNLVDMGKQKMDALIIQEILSYRDYLPSLHASWKGGFQFVDTHMAGEFYDGFLAKPPCVVCGRVYELTRKIPPILQVKLLSRSDIWGDLFHDECPDLADVALYFFLGNNERSRTNNSCLFELMEREDLLIRSLIDGGELILFTCRQLDLLSQYVVNMLNAEYLLFGVFREIEDDQSPFPIIEYGPAVSPVECDSRVPLLEFTPNRDGKHDEDNAVKREIDIKGGNTAEKSPTANDVDSTIQRLLLEFGSQKSKESDVNALNMNAQIKDQEPSSIATTSSYSRSLSKVKTEPSVIKGEGNDGKKCLQTEHCLRVAPTFSIDGSQNMSGLTEQDAPKRVAEKYLQIFNAGIKKERW, encoded by the exons ATGGCG GATCAGTTCTGTTACGTCTGTGGTGATGTTGGTTATGCTGAGCTGATTGTAACCTGCACCAAGTGCAAAGTAGTTCACGAACATCT TTATTGCATGCCCAATAAAAGTCATGATGTCCCCAAATACTGGCTTTGTGGTAATTGTACGTTAGAGGAGGCCAAAAGTTCTGATGATTCAGGGTTGCAGGTTCAACCTAAAATGCTAAGACATGCAAAAACTAGTAAAGTGAAGTTCTTACCCACCGAAGAAGTAATAAAGCTATCATCGGGAGGGATGAAGGAACCTTCAAAGTTGAACACAGCTTTTGTACTGCGTAGAGCATCCAAATCCAGGAAAGTTTTTGATAGCTCTATGCCCCGGCCACTTTTCCAAGCATCAAAAGAATCTCAAG AACGAACTTCTGCTGTGATGCCTCCAAGGATATGTGGTGTGAAGAAACAAGCATTAGCTCCTTGTTTACCTCCAATGCTAGTAGGCCCAGTACAAACTTCTAAAAAGGTGAAGGTTACAGATACACCTGCTTGCACTTCTTCTGTGTCAAGGCATGGTTTACCTATCACAGATACAG cCAATATTAACGACAACACAGGAAAAGAAGTTCCTTCACCTTCCACTAAGTTCAACAGAGGAAAAGAAGTTCCTTCACCTTCCACTAATTTGGTGGATATGGGAAAACAAAAGATGGATGCTTTGATAATACAAGAAATTCTTTCATATCGTGATTATCTCCCATCATTACATGCCTCTTGGAA GGGAGGCTTCCAATTTGTCGATACACATATGGCGGGTGAATTTTATGATGGTTTCCTGGCAAAGCCTCCATGTGTGGTATGTGGTAGAGTTTATGAATTGACGCGGAAGATTCCTCCAATTCTTCAAGTGAAGCTGCTTAGTCGTTCTGATATTTGGGGTGATCTATTTCACGATGAATGTCCGGATCTTGCTGATGTTGCCTTGTACTTCTTTCTGGGCAATAATGAAAG GTCCAGGACGAATAACTCTTGCCTGTTTGAACTTATGGAGAGAGAAGATTTATTGATAAGAAGTCTTATTGACGGTGGAGAGTTGATTCTATTTACATGTAGACAGCTGGATCTCCTCTCACAGT ATGTTGTTAACATGTTAAATGCTGAATATCTCCTTTTCGGAGTCTTCCGTGAAATAGAAGACGACCAGTCTCCTTTTCCTATAATAGAATATGGTCCTGCAGTTTCTCCAGTTGAATGTGATTCCAGAGTTCCCCTGCTGGAATTCACGCCCAACAGAGATGGAAAGCACGATGAAGACAATGCTGTTAAAAGGGAAATTGACATCAAGGGTGGAAACACAGCTGAAAAGTCTCCTACTGCAAACGATGTAGACTCTACCATTCAGCGATTACTATTAGAATTTGGGTCACAGAAATCCAAGGAGTCCGATGTCAATGCATTAAATATGAATGCTCAAATAAAAGATCAG GAACCTTCTTCGATCGCAACGACTAGCTCCTATTCTCGTTCCCTGTCAAAAGTAAAGACTGAACCTTCAGTTATTAAAGGGGAAGGAAATGATGGAAAAAAATGTTTGCAAACGGAGCATTGCTTGAGAGTGGCGCCAACATTTAGCATTGATGGCTCTCAAAACATGAGTGGTTTAACTGAACAAGATGCTCCCAAGAGAGTTGCAGAGAAGTATCTCCAAATCTTTAATGCAGGGATTAAAAAGGAACGTTGGTAG
- the LOC120083490 gene encoding uncharacterized protein LOC120083490 isoform X2: protein MADQFCYVCGDVGYAELIVTCTKCKVVHEHLYCMPNKSHDVPKYWLCGNCTLEEAKSSDDSGLQVQPKMLRHAKTSKVKFLPTEEVIKLSSGGMKEPSKLNTAFVLRRASKSRKVFDSSMPRPLFQASKESQERTSAVMPPRICGVKKQALAPCLPPMLVGPVQTSKKVKVTDTPACTSSVSRHGLPITDTGKEVPSPSTKFNRGKEVPSPSTNLVDMGKQKMDALIIQEILSYRDYLPSLHASWKGGFQFVDTHMAGEFYDGFLAKPPCVVCGRVYELTRKIPPILQVKLLSRSDIWGDLFHDECPDLADVALYFFLGNNERSRTNNSCLFELMEREDLLIRSLIDGGELILFTCRQLDLLSQYVVNMLNAEYLLFGVFREIEDDQSPFPIIEYGPAVSPVECDSRVPLLEFTPNRDGKHDEDNAVKREIDIKGGNTAEKSPTANDVDSTIQRLLLEFGSQKSKESDVNALNMNAQIKDQEPSSIATTSSYSRSLSKVKTEPSVIKGEGNDGKKCLQTEHCLRVAPTFSIDGSQNMSGLTEQDAPKRVAEKYLQIFNAGIKKERW, encoded by the exons ATGGCG GATCAGTTCTGTTACGTCTGTGGTGATGTTGGTTATGCTGAGCTGATTGTAACCTGCACCAAGTGCAAAGTAGTTCACGAACATCT TTATTGCATGCCCAATAAAAGTCATGATGTCCCCAAATACTGGCTTTGTGGTAATTGTACGTTAGAGGAGGCCAAAAGTTCTGATGATTCAGGGTTGCAGGTTCAACCTAAAATGCTAAGACATGCAAAAACTAGTAAAGTGAAGTTCTTACCCACCGAAGAAGTAATAAAGCTATCATCGGGAGGGATGAAGGAACCTTCAAAGTTGAACACAGCTTTTGTACTGCGTAGAGCATCCAAATCCAGGAAAGTTTTTGATAGCTCTATGCCCCGGCCACTTTTCCAAGCATCAAAAGAATCTCAAG AACGAACTTCTGCTGTGATGCCTCCAAGGATATGTGGTGTGAAGAAACAAGCATTAGCTCCTTGTTTACCTCCAATGCTAGTAGGCCCAGTACAAACTTCTAAAAAGGTGAAGGTTACAGATACACCTGCTTGCACTTCTTCTGTGTCAAGGCATGGTTTACCTATCACAGATACAG GAAAAGAAGTTCCTTCACCTTCCACTAAGTTCAACAGAGGAAAAGAAGTTCCTTCACCTTCCACTAATTTGGTGGATATGGGAAAACAAAAGATGGATGCTTTGATAATACAAGAAATTCTTTCATATCGTGATTATCTCCCATCATTACATGCCTCTTGGAA GGGAGGCTTCCAATTTGTCGATACACATATGGCGGGTGAATTTTATGATGGTTTCCTGGCAAAGCCTCCATGTGTGGTATGTGGTAGAGTTTATGAATTGACGCGGAAGATTCCTCCAATTCTTCAAGTGAAGCTGCTTAGTCGTTCTGATATTTGGGGTGATCTATTTCACGATGAATGTCCGGATCTTGCTGATGTTGCCTTGTACTTCTTTCTGGGCAATAATGAAAG GTCCAGGACGAATAACTCTTGCCTGTTTGAACTTATGGAGAGAGAAGATTTATTGATAAGAAGTCTTATTGACGGTGGAGAGTTGATTCTATTTACATGTAGACAGCTGGATCTCCTCTCACAGT ATGTTGTTAACATGTTAAATGCTGAATATCTCCTTTTCGGAGTCTTCCGTGAAATAGAAGACGACCAGTCTCCTTTTCCTATAATAGAATATGGTCCTGCAGTTTCTCCAGTTGAATGTGATTCCAGAGTTCCCCTGCTGGAATTCACGCCCAACAGAGATGGAAAGCACGATGAAGACAATGCTGTTAAAAGGGAAATTGACATCAAGGGTGGAAACACAGCTGAAAAGTCTCCTACTGCAAACGATGTAGACTCTACCATTCAGCGATTACTATTAGAATTTGGGTCACAGAAATCCAAGGAGTCCGATGTCAATGCATTAAATATGAATGCTCAAATAAAAGATCAG GAACCTTCTTCGATCGCAACGACTAGCTCCTATTCTCGTTCCCTGTCAAAAGTAAAGACTGAACCTTCAGTTATTAAAGGGGAAGGAAATGATGGAAAAAAATGTTTGCAAACGGAGCATTGCTTGAGAGTGGCGCCAACATTTAGCATTGATGGCTCTCAAAACATGAGTGGTTTAACTGAACAAGATGCTCCCAAGAGAGTTGCAGAGAAGTATCTCCAAATCTTTAATGCAGGGATTAAAAAGGAACGTTGGTAG